From one Sphaeramia orbicularis chromosome 9, fSphaOr1.1, whole genome shotgun sequence genomic stretch:
- the plk2b gene encoding serine/threonine-protein kinase PLK2b isoform X1 — protein sequence MEVQRNIGPLQTNTSSMCEPTQRSCEPRRKRMDERSAPSEMARIISDPVTGKCYCRGKVLGKGGFAKCYEMTDLSTSKVYAAKIIPHARVSKPHQREKIDREIELHRVLHHRHIVHFYHHFEDKENIYILLEYCSRKSLAHILKARKVLTEPEVRYYLRQIVSGLKYLHEQEILHRDLKLGNFFVSESMELKVGDFGLAAKLEPAGNRRKTICGTPNYLSPEVLNKQGHGCESDIWALGCVMYTMLLGRPPFETTNLKETYRCIREARYSLPSSLSPQAKQLIASLLAKIPEDRPNLDHILRHDFFTQGFSPERLSPSCCHSPPDFHVSSPAKSFFKKAAAALFGGKKDKVKYYETLNKLTKEEEEIYKLQHDLERTVISQQQNKKIAENGSLLPPSAESTVAPATESQSPATQDTIRLIVRGSLGSCSSSSECLEDNTTGSVAETVASVLRGCLENMPKSDDIPQGSNSCSLQWVTKWVDYSNKYGFGYQLSDHTVGVLFNNGTHMSLLPDRKTIHYYAELGQRSVFPTCEVPEHFVGQVTVLKYFSHYMEENLMDGGDLGSMTDAHMPRLYLLQWLKSDRALMMLFNDGTFQVNFYHDHTKIILCCQRDEYMLTYINEDRVSKTFKLSSLLTSGCPTDLRERMVYSLNMLLQRCS from the exons ATGGAAGTACAGAGGAATATCGGGCCCCTACAAACAAACACCAGCAGTATGTGTGAGCCGACGCAGAGGTCCTGTGAACCCCGTCGGAAGAGAATGGATGAGCGCAGTGCGCCGTCGGAGATGGCCAGGATAATCAGTGATCCAGTCACGGGGAAGTGCTACTGCCGTGGAAAAGTTTTGGGAAAG GGAGGTTTTGCAAAATGCTATGAGATGACCGACCTGTCCACCAGCAAAGTTTACGCAGCAAAAATCATCCCACATGCGCGCGTCTCCAAACCTCACCAACGGGAAAAG ATTGACAGAGAAATCGAACTACACAGAGTACTGCATCACAGACATATTGTGCACTTTTATCATCATTTCGAGGATAAGGAGAACATCTATATTCTGTTGGAATACTGCAGCAGAAAA TCCTTAGCCCACATCCTGAAGGCTCGCAAAGTTCTTACTGAACCAGAGGTGCGTTATTACCTGAGACAGATCGTTTCTGGACTCAAGTACCTGCATGAACAAGAGATCCTGCATAGAGACCTGAAGCTTG GTAACTTCTTTGTGAGTGAGTCGATGGAGTTGAAGGTTGGAGACTTTGGTCTGGCTGCCAAGTTGGAGCCAGCGGGAAACAGGAGAAAGACAATCTGTGGAACACCAAACTACCTGTCCCCTGAGGTGCTCAACAAGCAGGGCCATGGCTGTGAATCAGACATCTGGGCCTTAGGCTGTGTAAT GTACACAATGCTGTTGGGCAGACCACCATTTGAAACCACCAACCTGAAGGAGACTTACAGGTGTATCAGAGAGGCTCGCTATTCGCTGCCTTCCTCGCTGTCCCCACAGGCCAAGCAGCTGATCGCCAGCTTGCTAGCTAAGATTCCTGAGGACAGACCCAACCTAGACCATATCCTGAGGCACGATTTCTTCACACAG GGCTTCAGTCCAGAGCGTCTGTCGCCTAGCTGTTGTCATTCGCCACCAGACTTCCACGTCTCTAGTCCGGCCAAGAGCTTCTTCAAGAAAGCTGCAGCAGCGCTCTTTGGTGGGAAGAAGGACAAGGTTAAATACTACGAGACTCTGA ACAAGTTaacaaaagaggaagaggagatctACAAGCTGCAGCACGACCTGGAGAGAACTGTCATCAGCCAACAACAGAACAAAAAGATTGCTGAG AATGGAAGTCTACTTCCGCCATCTGCCGAAAGCACCGTTGCCCCAGCAACAGAGAGCCAGTCGCCGGCTACGCAAGATACGATCCGTCTAATCGTCAGGGGGAGTCTGGGaagctgcagcagcagcagtgaat GTCTGGAGGACAACACAACAGGGAGTGTGGCTGAGACTGTGGCCAGTGTATTAAGAGGATGTCTGGAGAACATGCCAAAAT CAGATGACATTCCTCAGGGCTCAAACAGCTGCAGTCTTCAGTGGGTGACTAAATGGGTGGACTACTCCAACAAGTACGGCTTCGGCTACCAGTTGTCAGATCACACCGTGGGAGTTCTCTTTAACAACGGCACTCACATGAGCCTCCTGCCAGACAGAAA GACCATCCATTACTATGCAGAGTTGGGTCAGCGTTCTGTCTTTCCAACATGTGAAGTTCCTGAACACTTTGTGGGTCAAGTGACTGTGCTCAAGTACTTCTCCCACTACATGGAAGAGAATCTGATGGAT GGCGGGGATCTGGGTAGTATGACGGATGCACACATGCCCAGACTCTACCTGTTGCAGTGGCTCAAGTCAGACCGCGCCCTCATGATGCTCTTTAACGACGGCACTTTCCAG GTCAACTTCTACCATGACCACACCAAGATCATCTTGTGCTGCCAGAGGGATGAGTACATGCTGACCTACATTAATGAGGACCGTGTCTCCAAAACGTTCAAACTCAGCTCTCTGTTGACCTCGGGCTGCCCCACTGACCTGCGCGAGCGCATGGTTTACTCACTCAACATGCTGCTGCAGAGATGCAGTTAA
- the LOC115425821 gene encoding protein N-lysine methyltransferase FAM173A, translating into MEDSIDVILQDPCTVLPPPKHHPVVTACTGALLTGVYGLWSLFVLPGFRKIPWRLKVPYVPSSKDQTLNIMKLLKGRTGRLADLGSGDGRLVFAASAAGFQCTGFEINSILLTYARTKAHWTGLPSNQANFVNKDFWKTDLSSYNNVTAFLAPGVMEVLGEKLLKELPDDACVIACRFPFPNWPHQASAGSGLDQTWAYDISAVRENLKNASGTVVL; encoded by the exons ATGGAGGACTCCATTGATGTGATTCTACAAGACCCGTGTACTGTCCTTCCTCCCCCAAAACACCATCCAGTTGTGACGGCCTGTACAGGAGCTCTTCTCACAGGCGTGTATGGACTTTGGAGCCTGTTTGTCCTCCCTGGTTTTCGCAAAATCCCATGGAGGCttaag GTCCCTTATGTGCCATCCAGTAAGGATCAGACATTGAACATTATGAAGCTCCTAAAGGGACGAACCGGTCGGCTGGCAGATCTGGGATCAGGAGATGGCAGACTG gtgtttgCTGCCTCTGCTGCTGGCTTCCAGTGCACAGGTTTTGAGATCAATTCTATTctactgacatatgccaggaccAAGGCTCACTGGACAGGACTGCCCTCCAACCAGGCAAACTTTGTTAATAAAGACTTTTGGAAG ACTGATTTATCCTCGTACAACAATGTGACTGCTTTCCTTGCTCCAGGCGTG ATGGAGGTGCTGGGTGAAAAGCTACTGAAAGAGCTACCTGATGATGCATGTGTCATTGCCTGTCGCTTTCCTTTCCCGAACTGGCCTCATCAGGCATCTGCCGGCTCTGGTCTTGACCAGACATGGGCCTATGACATCAGCGCTGTACGTGAAAACCTGAAAAATGCATCAGGCACTGTGGTGTTGTAA
- the plk2b gene encoding serine/threonine-protein kinase PLK2b isoform X2, with protein MEVQRNIGPLQTNTSSMCEPTQRSCEPRRKRMDERSAPSEMARIISDPVTGKCYCRGKVLGKGGFAKCYEMTDLSTSKVYAAKIIPHARVSKPHQREKIDREIELHRVLHHRHIVHFYHHFEDKENIYILLEYCSRKSLAHILKARKVLTEPEVRYYLRQIVSGLKYLHEQEILHRDLKLGNFFVSESMELKVGDFGLAAKLEPAGNRRKTICGTPNYLSPEVLNKQGHGCESDIWALGCVMYTMLLGRPPFETTNLKETYRCIREARYSLPSSLSPQAKQLIASLLAKIPEDRPNLDHILRHDFFTQGFSPERLSPSCCHSPPDFHVSSPAKSFFKKAAAALFGGKKDKVKYYETLNKLTKEEEEIYKLQHDLERTVISQQQNKKIAENGSLLPPSAESTVAPATESQSPATQDTIRLIVRGSLGSCSSSSECLEDNTTGSVAETVASVLRGCLENMPKYDIPQGSNSCSLQWVTKWVDYSNKYGFGYQLSDHTVGVLFNNGTHMSLLPDRKTIHYYAELGQRSVFPTCEVPEHFVGQVTVLKYFSHYMEENLMDGGDLGSMTDAHMPRLYLLQWLKSDRALMMLFNDGTFQVNFYHDHTKIILCCQRDEYMLTYINEDRVSKTFKLSSLLTSGCPTDLRERMVYSLNMLLQRCS; from the exons ATGGAAGTACAGAGGAATATCGGGCCCCTACAAACAAACACCAGCAGTATGTGTGAGCCGACGCAGAGGTCCTGTGAACCCCGTCGGAAGAGAATGGATGAGCGCAGTGCGCCGTCGGAGATGGCCAGGATAATCAGTGATCCAGTCACGGGGAAGTGCTACTGCCGTGGAAAAGTTTTGGGAAAG GGAGGTTTTGCAAAATGCTATGAGATGACCGACCTGTCCACCAGCAAAGTTTACGCAGCAAAAATCATCCCACATGCGCGCGTCTCCAAACCTCACCAACGGGAAAAG ATTGACAGAGAAATCGAACTACACAGAGTACTGCATCACAGACATATTGTGCACTTTTATCATCATTTCGAGGATAAGGAGAACATCTATATTCTGTTGGAATACTGCAGCAGAAAA TCCTTAGCCCACATCCTGAAGGCTCGCAAAGTTCTTACTGAACCAGAGGTGCGTTATTACCTGAGACAGATCGTTTCTGGACTCAAGTACCTGCATGAACAAGAGATCCTGCATAGAGACCTGAAGCTTG GTAACTTCTTTGTGAGTGAGTCGATGGAGTTGAAGGTTGGAGACTTTGGTCTGGCTGCCAAGTTGGAGCCAGCGGGAAACAGGAGAAAGACAATCTGTGGAACACCAAACTACCTGTCCCCTGAGGTGCTCAACAAGCAGGGCCATGGCTGTGAATCAGACATCTGGGCCTTAGGCTGTGTAAT GTACACAATGCTGTTGGGCAGACCACCATTTGAAACCACCAACCTGAAGGAGACTTACAGGTGTATCAGAGAGGCTCGCTATTCGCTGCCTTCCTCGCTGTCCCCACAGGCCAAGCAGCTGATCGCCAGCTTGCTAGCTAAGATTCCTGAGGACAGACCCAACCTAGACCATATCCTGAGGCACGATTTCTTCACACAG GGCTTCAGTCCAGAGCGTCTGTCGCCTAGCTGTTGTCATTCGCCACCAGACTTCCACGTCTCTAGTCCGGCCAAGAGCTTCTTCAAGAAAGCTGCAGCAGCGCTCTTTGGTGGGAAGAAGGACAAGGTTAAATACTACGAGACTCTGA ACAAGTTaacaaaagaggaagaggagatctACAAGCTGCAGCACGACCTGGAGAGAACTGTCATCAGCCAACAACAGAACAAAAAGATTGCTGAG AATGGAAGTCTACTTCCGCCATCTGCCGAAAGCACCGTTGCCCCAGCAACAGAGAGCCAGTCGCCGGCTACGCAAGATACGATCCGTCTAATCGTCAGGGGGAGTCTGGGaagctgcagcagcagcagtgaat GTCTGGAGGACAACACAACAGGGAGTGTGGCTGAGACTGTGGCCAGTGTATTAAGAGGATGTCTGGAGAACATGCCAAAAT ATGACATTCCTCAGGGCTCAAACAGCTGCAGTCTTCAGTGGGTGACTAAATGGGTGGACTACTCCAACAAGTACGGCTTCGGCTACCAGTTGTCAGATCACACCGTGGGAGTTCTCTTTAACAACGGCACTCACATGAGCCTCCTGCCAGACAGAAA GACCATCCATTACTATGCAGAGTTGGGTCAGCGTTCTGTCTTTCCAACATGTGAAGTTCCTGAACACTTTGTGGGTCAAGTGACTGTGCTCAAGTACTTCTCCCACTACATGGAAGAGAATCTGATGGAT GGCGGGGATCTGGGTAGTATGACGGATGCACACATGCCCAGACTCTACCTGTTGCAGTGGCTCAAGTCAGACCGCGCCCTCATGATGCTCTTTAACGACGGCACTTTCCAG GTCAACTTCTACCATGACCACACCAAGATCATCTTGTGCTGCCAGAGGGATGAGTACATGCTGACCTACATTAATGAGGACCGTGTCTCCAAAACGTTCAAACTCAGCTCTCTGTTGACCTCGGGCTGCCCCACTGACCTGCGCGAGCGCATGGTTTACTCACTCAACATGCTGCTGCAGAGATGCAGTTAA